A window of Syngnathus acus chromosome 17, fSynAcu1.2, whole genome shotgun sequence genomic DNA:
AGCCCCTCTGCAGGTTGCGCCTGGCGTACACGTCGTAGTCGCGGACGATGCGCGTGATGATGTCGGAGGTGGAGATGCCTTCTGTCCGTTGGGTTGGCGCAAACATGCCTGCGAGAAGAAAAGCATCTTTGAACTCAAAAACCTTTTCTAATCGGTTCTTGCGCTGTCTGTGCacttccactagatggcggaAGTTTAATTCATGTTCTCCTATCAATCCCAATACAACAGTgggtataaaaagtctacaccccCCAAGTTTAAATGGCAGGTTTTTGTGACCTTCCTGTGTgctgtttgcatgttcttgtTTACCTGCTTCCTTAATGTGCTTGTATACGTCGTCACTGCCGGCCGAGGAGTACGGGATGTCGTCGTGGGCCACAAAGTCGATCTGGTGCCACCCACAAAAGTGACACAGCAGGGTTTCAGTcgtaaaaaatcaaatcaaacggAAAGCAGCGAGGTGACACGCTGGGAagccctctctctctcgtccACTCACGCGGTGTTTGGCGAGGAACTCGGGCGATAACGTCCAGGGGGCGTTGCGCACCACTTCGTCCACGTAGCGGCAATGTCGGATGGCATCGTAGCGCTCGTCTTCATTCATGACCGTGAAGCCCTTGAACTTGTGCGTCAGGTCGTCGCTGCACActtgaaacacaaacaatcGACGGTGAAATGACGCTGGCGCAGCACGTGACAAACATGATATGGAAAACACACTTGCCTCCAACTATGAGGTGCGTGTTTGGGAAGAGGCACTTGGCCTGCATTAGAGCCCTGGCATGTCCCGAGTGGAAAACGTCAAAGATTCCATCGGCGTAAACCCTCACCGGCCTTTCCGCTGCATAGACACAAAACGCCATCAATGATTCATTCGGTGAAACGACGTCGGATCGATGACGCTTGGACTCACGCCGCGTTCCCCGTTTGGCCTCGTCCATGCTGACCCTCTCGTAGGGCTGCGCGTTGGCCGGCACCAGCTCGTCGGCGAAAGGCGCCGGGTGCTTCAAGCCCTGAAGGGAGCCGTGCAATCAGCACAGGAGCTCAAGCAACGCTCCGAACGAGCTTTCTTGCTCTTTGAATTGCGCAATCGAGTGAAACGCAGTGCCGACTCACCACGGTGCATCGGGGGATTTTGCCAATCTTTTCTCCCACCTCTTTGTCCACATTGGAGGCATCTCGTTTCCTCTTCCTGGACTGAAGTGGCACGCTGGCACTTTCCATCTGAGTGAGAGGTGAAGACAAACGACCGTGACAGCTGCAACGAGACGACCGAGCGCCAGAAGCGAGCGGCTTACGTCACATGTCAAATTGACGCAGCACAAAGTCAGCAGCGTGCGGCCGTATCAGACCCTTATTGACTTCAGCTGACATTTTGACTTTCCTAACAGTTACACTGCTCCATTTAGGGAACACCGTTAGCATCTGCTACACCTTCCCCAATGACAGAGCCCAAATTCACGTAACGCTTGAGGCCATCAAAGTGGgactttgttatttttaaacacccAGGAAGTGGGATTCCTTTGGCTTGAACATTGCAGCTGTGTGCATTACATAAAAGCCTGCACACGAAAAAGTGATAGTGGCAGCTGAGCCAACACTCACTTTGCACATTTCATCATACTGTACATGCTGCTATAAAAGAATGGGAGTGACAAATCCTGTTTAACCGCATGCTTAGTGAGCAACCCTTTCATTGTTGATATAATTGACAAGGAAATTACCCCGAACAACCATTTATTTGCATATGCTGCTGTGCGAGCGGGCCACTGAAAAATGAATGGTGGGCCACAAACGGCCCGCTGACCCAAAGTTTGGGCACCACCCAATTATGTTGTCACCCTCATGAAAGTAGACTGGTTATCTTTGTATTTGTCGAAATACTGGAACATTTCCAAACATTTGCTTTGACtctggaaatatttttgcctACTTCTTTCATGTTATTAGAATTTTtgcaatttcaaaacatttggaaactTTCGTCCTGGAAGTAAACTTTCGTATCTACCCACCCGAAACTCACAATTGTGTGTGAATTTATGGGCGGCAAAGGacagtttttttgggggttttttttgtccaacaaCAGCAGAACATTTTTAAGATTCCTCAAGATGAAAATCAGCTACTTGGGACTAAAGGCAACTGACAGCAGATAACAAGTGCCACTGGTTGAGCAGCTTTAAGTCAGCTGGTTTTCTTTTCTAGCAACACAGCCTCTCAACCT
This region includes:
- the LOC119137158 gene encoding choline-phosphate cytidylyltransferase A-like is translated as MESASVPLQSRKRKRDASNVDKEVGEKIGKIPRCTVGLKHPAPFADELVPANAQPYERVSMDEAKRGTRPERPVRVYADGIFDVFHSGHARALMQAKCLFPNTHLIVGVCSDDLTHKFKGFTVMNEDERYDAIRHCRYVDEVVRNAPWTLSPEFLAKHRIDFVAHDDIPYSSAGSDDVYKHIKEAGMFAPTQRTEGISTSDIITRIVRDYDVYARRNLQRGYTAKELNVSFINEKKYHLQERVDKVKRKVRDVEEKSKEFVQKVEEKSIDLIQKWEEKSREFIGNFLQMFGPEGALKHMLKEGKGRMLQAISPRQSPSSSPTREERSPSPTFRLPFFNKTSPSPHHSGARGYLISEDDDNEDDDDDDDN